TTGAGCAGGCCGGTGCGAAAGTGACCTATGTTGAAGATCACACGGGCTGTATCTACAATAAGCATGGGCTCCATATTAAAAACCTCATGGATTATAATAAAAAATATGGCTCCATTGCAGGATATCCCGGTGCCACAGCGGTTGATGAGTCTGTTATTACGGCGGATGTCGATATTCTTATGCCATGCGCGCTTGAAAATCAGATACATGGGAAAAATGCTTCAGATATACAGGCATCAATAATCTCAGAAGGAGCAAATGGTCCTACCACTCCTGAGGCAGATCGTATCTTGGAGAAAAAGTCCGTATTGGTTATTCCCGATATTCTTGCCAATAGTGGTGGGGTGACTGTGTCATATTTTGAATGGGTTCAGAACCTCATGCGTCATCACTGGGAGTTTGAGCTAATTCAAACCAAGCAGCGAAATATCATGGAGAAGGCGTTTAAGGAAATCTGGGAGCTGAAAAGTGACCACTCGGTAGATATGCGAACCGCGGCGTACATGCTTTCTGTAAAGCGTATTGCTGAGACGATGCAGTATCGCGGCTGGTATTAGTATATAATTTCCCGGGGAGTCCCCTCTCCGGGATCATGGGTAAAAACGCCTTTTTTGAGGAAATAATTGTGTGAATATCCATTTACACATTTACACCGTATAGGGAAACTATTATTTTAATGGGGTTTAAAGCAATCAACCCCGCTTTGGAGGTTATTACGTGAGCACAAAAAAGAAATCCTCACCCGATTTAACACCGTCAGAAAAAGTGTTTTTTGAGCATGTTTCACAGTTTTGGGAAAAATACAGCAAATACTGTATCTTCGGAGCTCTTATTGTAGGTGTTGCGGGTATAAGTGTCCTCTCGGTGCAGTATCGGACTGCGCAAGAGAAAGCAGTTGCTCAGCGAGCATATCTACAGGCTCTTGAGGGTGATCAGACAGAGCAAATGGAGGCGCTTAAAGCAGTAGTAGCTGATCATAGTGAGTATGAGTATGCTGCCATGAGTGCTTTGAAGATCGGTGAGCTCTATCTTCGTGAAGGGGATTACTCGACCTCCATAGAATGGTTTGAACGTGCTGAAAAGAAAAGTTCTCATGAGCTGGTAAGAGACATGGCTCGGGAGAATATTGGTGCTGCCTATGAATACCTTGGTGAGTATGATTTAGCCATGGAGGCGTACAAGGAGCTGACCCGTGTGCGTAATTCTTTCCGAACTCCCTCAGTGTATCTGAAAATGGCTTTCTTGGAAATGTCCCGGGGAAACCTTGACAGGGCGGCAGTATATAGTCAAAAAGTTATTGCTGATGACGATGTTGAGACATCGGTGAAATCCTCTGCAAAAGGGCTGTACGCACAACTTAACGCCATGGGTGTAGATAACTGACGTGACGGTTTTAACGCCAGAACACACAGTAAAATTATTGGAGCTCTCCGCAGCAGCACTTGATGGGATTGCGTTCTCCCGTGAGGTGGTTTCTTTTTTTCTCAGGAGTATGCCCTTTCTGTAGCGGTTCAGATCATTTTTCCCTTTGCAACGAATCTTCGCATTACGACCTCGGGGGTCAGTGCAATCACAGAAGAGGCGCAGGCGGGTTTTTCAGAGGCTGTTACCACTACAACTGCGGATTGGACCATCTCCATTACCACGGAATCAAGCAAAGATCTTTTACAGTATAAACCAGTATTGCAGGTCGCATCGACACTTATTGGGCAATGTTTATCCCGTGAAGATGCACGATATCGTGCGGTGGCGCAAAAAGCAACCGCTGTATTGGGAATAAACTATCATAAACTCCGTAATGTTATGGGAGGGATCAGTGGCTTGG
Above is a genomic segment from Chitinivibrio alkaliphilus ACht1 containing:
- a CDS encoding tetratricopeptide repeat protein; this translates as MSTKKKSSPDLTPSEKVFFEHVSQFWEKYSKYCIFGALIVGVAGISVLSVQYRTAQEKAVAQRAYLQALEGDQTEQMEALKAVVADHSEYEYAAMSALKIGELYLREGDYSTSIEWFERAEKKSSHELVRDMARENIGAAYEYLGEYDLAMEAYKELTRVRNSFRTPSVYLKMAFLEMSRGNLDRAAVYSQKVIADDDVETSVKSSAKGLYAQLNAMGVDN